A DNA window from Pseudomonas sp. GD03919 contains the following coding sequences:
- a CDS encoding DUF1145 domain-containing protein encodes MNLLSFAKGALAMFWLVALLNLFYPFATLLGGWVNWAALVVLLAHVGELVLFGSRLLGLPLLWWQRLQVLLFGVLHLQTLR; translated from the coding sequence ATGAACCTGCTGTCTTTCGCCAAAGGCGCCCTGGCCATGTTCTGGCTGGTGGCGCTGCTCAATCTGTTCTACCCCTTCGCCACCCTGCTTGGCGGTTGGGTCAACTGGGCTGCCCTGGTGGTGCTGCTGGCGCATGTGGGTGAGCTGGTGCTGTTCGGCTCGCGCCTGCTGGGCCTGCCGCTGTTGTGGTGGCAGCGCCTGCAGGTGCTGCTGTTTGGTGTTTTGCATTTGCAGACGCTGCGCTGA
- a CDS encoding LysR family transcriptional regulator, giving the protein MNDLRQLRHFVALAEHQHFARAAAAVHLSQPALSRSIQALESQLDCTLVDRHSRGVSLTAHGHLVLEHARRLLAGSLALSNAVNQLGNLEAGELRLGAGPYPAARLIPQALGQLLQHYPQVQVKLDIANWLELRDSLLDSTIELFVADIRELQDDAQLRIEPLRVHQGVLFCRPAHPLLQRRNLQLRDLLDFPLAGTQLPQVVERSLGQASGRAQPLSVQCDNFLVLKRLVADSDVLSMAPWDVIADEVDSGQLALLPLLPQGLHQHSAYGLVSRAGHSLSPAAQAMVTAIRLVDEQTPRAGHAAD; this is encoded by the coding sequence ATGAACGATCTACGCCAACTCCGCCACTTCGTCGCCCTCGCCGAACACCAACATTTCGCCCGCGCGGCAGCGGCCGTGCACCTCAGCCAGCCGGCGCTGAGCCGTAGCATCCAGGCGCTGGAGAGCCAGTTGGACTGCACCCTGGTGGATCGCCACAGCCGCGGCGTCAGCCTCACCGCCCATGGCCATCTGGTACTGGAACATGCACGTCGCCTGCTGGCCGGCAGCCTGGCGCTGAGCAACGCGGTCAATCAGCTGGGCAATCTGGAGGCTGGCGAATTGCGTCTCGGCGCCGGCCCCTACCCGGCCGCGCGGCTGATACCGCAGGCGCTGGGGCAGTTGCTGCAACACTACCCGCAGGTGCAGGTGAAACTGGACATCGCCAACTGGCTGGAACTGCGCGACAGCCTGCTGGACTCGACCATCGAGCTGTTCGTCGCCGATATCCGTGAATTGCAGGACGACGCTCAGTTGCGCATCGAACCGCTGCGCGTGCATCAGGGCGTGCTGTTCTGCCGCCCGGCTCATCCGCTGCTGCAGCGGCGCAACCTGCAACTGCGCGACCTGCTCGACTTCCCTCTCGCCGGCACACAGCTGCCACAGGTGGTCGAACGCAGCCTGGGGCAGGCCAGCGGGCGAGCGCAGCCGTTGAGCGTGCAATGCGACAACTTCCTGGTACTCAAGCGCCTGGTGGCCGACAGCGATGTGCTGAGCATGGCGCCCTGGGACGTGATCGCCGACGAAGTCGATAGCGGTCAGCTAGCCCTGCTGCCGCTGCTGCCTCAGGGCCTGCATCAGCATTCGGCCTATGGCCTGGTCAGCCGTGCCGGCCACAGCCTGTCGCCCGCGGCGCAGGCCATGGTTACAGCGATTCGCTTGGTGGATGAACAGACGCCGCGCGCTGGGCACGCGGCGGATTAA
- a CDS encoding alkyl/aryl-sulfatase — protein MSPFSRFSGLLLAAALPLSAYAELPAERIEPSINAELAAHTKVFAQQVYRVADNVYSAVGWQLGNVVMIEAPQGLIIVDTGESVSESRKIMAEFRKLTDKPVKAVVYTHFHPDHISGVQAFVSREQVERGEVQIYAHETLLQNVVAQGALVGPILGVRSAYSFGSFLPASDQEGMNGGIGPLAKPEPSSFIAPTVTFGERLDTTIAGLDVQFLHVPSEAPDEIILYLPDNRVLISAEVDQGPTLPNIHTLRGTKFRDPVQWVESLDKLRAYQAEYMVPLHGRPVSGQDKVEEVLRMTRDGIAYIHDQTVRWMNKGLTPDELVEKVKLPPHLAGYTPYLREYYGTVKHSVRQIYNGYLGWFQGDPVALDPTPPKQQAERLIALAGGREKLLLEAGNAYLKGDYQWAAELAGYAIRVDHDDKLAREIKARSFRKLGYASMNINWRNWYLMSAMELEGKLDGDAIRQRSVEMRKVFLSPDMVRSFTPQSFLQNWVTRVDPEKAGDIELTLGFSFPDVDEQWALEVRRGVAQLHKGIPEGTALRLSMDKRFMETLLTGEGGLVKGALLGDVKVDGNLLEIRRFLNCFDFSDEAFGLTLR, from the coding sequence ATGAGCCCATTCTCTCGCTTCAGCGGCCTGCTGCTGGCTGCCGCCCTGCCATTGAGCGCCTATGCCGAGCTGCCGGCCGAGCGTATCGAACCCAGCATCAACGCCGAACTGGCTGCCCACACCAAGGTGTTCGCCCAGCAGGTCTATCGTGTCGCCGACAACGTCTATTCGGCGGTCGGTTGGCAACTGGGCAACGTGGTGATGATCGAGGCGCCGCAGGGGCTGATCATCGTCGACACCGGCGAGTCGGTGAGCGAATCGCGCAAGATCATGGCCGAGTTCCGCAAGCTCACCGACAAGCCGGTCAAGGCCGTGGTCTACACCCACTTCCACCCGGATCACATCAGCGGCGTGCAGGCGTTCGTCAGCCGCGAGCAGGTGGAGCGCGGCGAGGTACAGATCTACGCCCACGAGACCCTGCTGCAGAACGTGGTGGCGCAGGGCGCGCTGGTCGGGCCGATCCTCGGCGTACGTTCGGCATACAGCTTCGGTTCCTTCCTGCCGGCCAGCGATCAGGAGGGCATGAACGGTGGCATCGGCCCGCTGGCCAAGCCCGAGCCGTCGTCCTTCATCGCGCCGACCGTGACCTTCGGCGAGCGCCTGGATACCACTATCGCCGGCCTCGACGTGCAGTTTTTACATGTGCCGAGCGAGGCACCGGACGAGATCATCCTGTATTTGCCGGACAATCGCGTGCTGATCAGTGCCGAGGTCGATCAGGGGCCGACCCTTCCGAACATCCACACGCTGCGTGGCACCAAATTCCGCGACCCGGTGCAGTGGGTCGAGAGCCTGGACAAGCTGCGCGCCTATCAGGCCGAGTACATGGTGCCGCTGCATGGTCGGCCCGTCAGCGGCCAGGACAAGGTCGAGGAGGTGCTGCGCATGACTCGCGATGGCATCGCCTATATCCACGACCAGACCGTGCGCTGGATGAACAAGGGCCTGACGCCCGACGAACTGGTAGAGAAAGTCAAACTGCCGCCGCACCTGGCCGGTTACACGCCCTACCTGCGTGAGTATTACGGCACGGTGAAACACAGCGTGCGGCAGATCTACAACGGCTATCTGGGCTGGTTCCAGGGCGATCCGGTGGCTCTCGACCCGACCCCGCCCAAGCAGCAGGCCGAGCGCCTGATCGCCCTGGCCGGTGGTCGTGAAAAACTGCTGCTGGAGGCCGGCAACGCCTATCTGAAGGGCGACTATCAGTGGGCCGCCGAGCTGGCCGGCTACGCCATCCGCGTCGACCACGACGACAAGCTGGCGCGCGAAATCAAGGCGCGCAGCTTTCGCAAGCTGGGTTACGCCAGCATGAACATCAACTGGCGCAACTGGTACCTGATGAGTGCCATGGAGTTGGAGGGCAAGCTCGACGGCGACGCCATTCGCCAGCGCTCGGTGGAGATGCGCAAGGTGTTCCTCTCGCCGGACATGGTGCGCAGCTTCACCCCGCAGAGTTTCCTGCAGAACTGGGTGACCCGTGTCGACCCGGAGAAGGCCGGCGATATCGAGCTGACCCTGGGCTTCAGCTTCCCCGACGTGGACGAACAGTGGGCGCTGGAGGTCCGGCGCGGTGTCGCGCAACTGCACAAGGGCATTCCCGAGGGCACTGCTCTGCGCCTGAGCATGGACAAGCGTTTCATGGAAACCCTGCTGACCGGTGAGGGTGGCCTGGTCAAGGGCGCGCTGCTCGGCGATGTGAAGGTCGACGGCAACCTGCTGGAGATTCGTCGTTTTCTCAATTGCTTCGACTTCAGCGACGAGGCGTTCGGACTGACCCTGCGTTAG